The Triticum aestivum cultivar Chinese Spring chromosome 7B, IWGSC CS RefSeq v2.1, whole genome shotgun sequence genome window below encodes:
- the LOC123162691 gene encoding uncharacterized protein, with product MATASTPMATSKKKMASPLTDISDHLLDEIFLRLPTPQDLARASAACTTFRRISTDRSFLRCFRSLHAPPLLGFLDRDGFNPALPPHPSAPAAHALAVADFTFSFLPSRRRWDVQDIRNGRVLLSPGPKKGEEPLNFTELVVCDPLHWRYLLLPPVPDYLAASLDSMVRRPRCLPLLVPLSKEEAAVE from the coding sequence ATGGCGACGGCCTCCACGCCCATGGCGACTAGCAAGAAGAAAATGGCGTCGCCTCTGACGGACATCTCCGACCACCTCCTGGATGAGATCTTCCTCCGCCTGCCCACCCCACAAGACCTCGCCCGCGCATCTGCTGCATGCACCACCTTCCGCCGAATCTCCACCGACCGCTCCTTCCTCCGCTGCTTCCGCTCCCTCCACGCGCCACCACTCCTCGGCTTCCTCGACCGCGACGGCTTCAACCCAGCCCTGCCGCCTCACCCCTCCGCTCCCGCCGCCCATGCGCTCGCCGTCGCCGATTtcaccttctccttcctcccctcccgccgccgctgGGATGTCCAGGACATCCGCAACGGCCGCGTCCTCCTCAGCCCCGGGCCCAAAAAGGGCGAGGAGCCCCTGAACTTCACGGAGCTTGTGGTATGCGATCCCTTGCACTGGCGGTATCTCCTGCTTCCTCCAGTACCTGACTACCTAGCCGCTTCTCTGGACTCCATGGTTCGCAGACCCCGGTGCTTGCCTTTACTCGTTCCCCTCAgcaaggaggaggcggcggtggagtaA